A section of the Arabiibacter massiliensis genome encodes:
- the rpsB gene encoding 30S ribosomal protein S2 has translation MTKVSIKTLLDAGSHFGHQTRRWNPKMKPYIFGSRGDIYIIDLKQTLVGLDQAYTFVSELAKKGGTVLFVGTKKQAQEAVADAANKCGMPYVNARWLGGMLTNFVTIRSRVTRMEELEAMEADGRMAVLPKKEQILLRKELGKLQTNLNGIRNMKRTPDAIFVIDTNREAIAIHEARRLSIPVVGTLDTNCDPDDVDFGIPANDDAIRSVRLLADFVADAVVAGVGVPVTAAEMGAEAEAAAAPAEAAAPAAAEAPAPEAAPAAEAPAAEAAAPAAE, from the coding sequence ATGACGAAAGTCAGCATCAAGACGCTGCTCGACGCGGGCAGCCACTTCGGCCATCAGACGCGCCGTTGGAACCCCAAGATGAAGCCGTACATCTTCGGCAGCCGCGGGGACATCTACATCATCGACCTCAAGCAGACGCTCGTGGGCCTCGACCAGGCGTACACGTTCGTGTCCGAGCTGGCCAAGAAGGGCGGCACCGTGCTGTTCGTGGGCACGAAGAAGCAGGCCCAGGAGGCCGTGGCCGACGCCGCCAACAAGTGCGGCATGCCCTACGTGAACGCCCGCTGGCTCGGCGGCATGCTCACGAACTTCGTCACCATCCGCTCGCGCGTGACCCGCATGGAGGAGCTCGAGGCCATGGAGGCCGACGGCCGCATGGCGGTGCTGCCGAAGAAGGAGCAGATCCTGCTGCGCAAGGAGCTCGGCAAGCTGCAGACCAACCTCAACGGCATCCGCAACATGAAGCGCACGCCCGACGCCATCTTCGTCATCGACACGAACCGCGAGGCCATCGCCATCCATGAGGCCCGCCGCCTCTCCATCCCCGTGGTGGGCACGCTCGACACCAACTGCGACCCGGATGACGTCGATTTCGGCATCCCGGCCAACGACGACGCCATCCGCTCCGTGCGCCTGCTTGCCGACTTCGTGGCCGACGCCGTCGTGGCGGGCGTGGGCGTGCCGGTGACGGCCGCCGAGATGGGCGCCGAGGCCGAGGCCGCTGCCGCTCCTGCCGAGGCCGCCGCTCCGGCCGCTGCCGAGGCTCCGGCCCCCGAGGCCGCCCCTGCCGCCGAGGCTCCCGCTGCCGAGGCTGCCGCTCCGGCCGCCGAATAG
- the yihA gene encoding ribosome biogenesis GTP-binding protein YihA/YsxC, whose translation MNINNVAFERSFGVSSQLPASTLPEIAFAGRSNVGKSSLLNKLFNRKGLAKVSQTPGKTATINFFACDGVRFVDLPGYGYAQVSKSEKERWSELIEGYFSQDRALALVVSLVDIRHAASALDENMVAFLQEAELPFAVALTKADKLSRQQQMKQKAAIRKQLRLATDVPVVVTSSEKGTGIDELRSLIKAAVR comes from the coding sequence ATGAACATCAACAACGTGGCCTTCGAGCGCTCGTTCGGCGTCTCGTCGCAGCTGCCGGCCTCCACCCTGCCCGAGATCGCCTTCGCCGGGCGCTCGAACGTGGGCAAGTCGTCGCTTCTGAACAAGCTCTTCAACCGCAAGGGCCTGGCGAAGGTGTCGCAGACGCCCGGCAAGACGGCCACGATCAACTTCTTCGCGTGCGACGGCGTGCGCTTCGTCGACCTGCCGGGATACGGCTACGCCCAGGTGTCGAAATCGGAGAAGGAGCGCTGGTCGGAGCTCATCGAGGGCTACTTCAGCCAGGACCGCGCGCTCGCGCTCGTGGTGTCGCTCGTGGACATCCGCCACGCGGCGTCGGCCCTCGACGAGAACATGGTGGCGTTCCTCCAGGAGGCCGAGCTGCCCTTCGCCGTGGCGCTCACGAAGGCCGACAAGCTCTCGCGCCAGCAGCAGATGAAGCAGAAGGCCGCCATCAGAAAGCAGCTGCGCCTCGCAACCGACGTGCCCGTGGTGGTCACCTCGTCGGAGAAGGGCACGGGCATCGACGAGCTGCGCTCGCTCATCAAGGCCGCCGTGCGCTAG
- a CDS encoding NlpC/P60 family protein codes for MQKPVSLARPFGILAILAAILMAAVLVAPTPAHADPSSAEKRAEAQAALATLDSMQSTLEQAADAYDEALAAQAEAEANRDEAQGRIDEASAQIADVQERLAARASSMYRTGGSSFLDLLLGSATFQEFATNWDLLNAVNRNDAQLVQQAKDLRAEIEDQQATYAEQARVAADKADEAKRKKDETASTIAAMQATYDGLDAEAAALLEQEREAQRAAEEAQAQSVVEAAIEQAERDNGNGNGDTSDPSPAPSPSPAPEPSYNEPIAGSVVERAYSQIGKAYGYDDPSYGAGPSAYDCSGFVSFCLSGSYSRMGSTLTFLAWPRVDNPQPGDVAVNEGHCGIYVGGGMMVHASTYGVGVIEGPVQAGMVFVRP; via the coding sequence ATGCAGAAGCCCGTTTCCCTCGCCCGCCCCTTCGGCATCCTGGCGATACTCGCCGCCATCCTCATGGCGGCCGTTCTCGTCGCCCCGACGCCGGCGCACGCCGACCCGTCGTCCGCCGAGAAGCGGGCCGAGGCGCAGGCCGCGCTCGCGACCCTCGACTCCATGCAGTCGACGCTCGAGCAGGCGGCGGACGCCTACGACGAGGCCCTCGCCGCGCAGGCCGAGGCGGAGGCGAACCGCGACGAGGCCCAAGGGCGCATCGACGAGGCCAGCGCGCAGATCGCCGACGTGCAGGAGCGCCTCGCGGCGCGCGCGAGCAGCATGTACCGCACGGGCGGCAGCTCGTTTCTCGACCTTCTGCTGGGCTCGGCCACCTTTCAGGAATTCGCCACCAACTGGGACCTGCTCAACGCCGTGAACCGCAACGACGCCCAGCTCGTGCAGCAGGCGAAGGATCTGCGCGCCGAGATCGAGGACCAGCAAGCGACGTATGCCGAGCAGGCGCGCGTGGCCGCCGATAAGGCCGACGAGGCCAAGCGCAAGAAGGACGAGACGGCCTCCACCATAGCCGCCATGCAGGCCACCTACGACGGCTTGGACGCCGAGGCCGCCGCGCTGCTCGAGCAGGAGCGCGAGGCCCAGCGCGCCGCCGAGGAGGCGCAGGCGCAGTCCGTCGTCGAGGCCGCCATCGAGCAGGCCGAACGCGACAACGGCAACGGCAACGGCGACACGTCGGATCCCAGCCCCGCCCCGAGCCCGTCGCCGGCTCCCGAGCCCTCCTACAACGAGCCCATCGCCGGCTCGGTGGTGGAGCGCGCCTACAGCCAGATCGGCAAGGCCTACGGCTACGACGACCCGAGCTACGGCGCCGGGCCCTCCGCGTACGACTGCTCCGGGTTCGTGTCGTTCTGCCTGAGCGGCAGCTACTCCCGCATGGGAAGCACGCTCACGTTCCTTGCCTGGCCCCGCGTGGACAACCCGCAACCCGGCGACGTGGCCGTGAACGAGGGCCACTGCGGCATCTACGTGGGCGGCGGCATGATGGTGCACGCGTCCACCTACGGCGTGGGCGTCATCGAGGGGCCCGTGCAGGCCGGCATGGTGTTCGTGCGCCCGTAG
- the rnhA gene encoding ribonuclease HI, translating into MLHVDIFTDGAARGNPGPGGYGAVMRFVDRNGRVHEKELSQGFERTTNNRMELLGVIAAFEALKSPCDITLYSDSQYVVNAFNQHWVDGWLKRGWKNAKKEPVKNVDLWKRLLAAKRPHQVEFVWVKGHAGHAENERCDELATAAADGEGRVRDEGFERAGGML; encoded by the coding sequence ATGCTTCACGTAGACATCTTCACCGACGGCGCGGCTCGCGGGAACCCCGGCCCCGGCGGCTACGGCGCGGTCATGCGCTTCGTCGACCGCAACGGCCGCGTGCATGAGAAGGAGCTCTCGCAGGGCTTCGAGCGCACCACCAACAACCGCATGGAGCTCCTCGGCGTGATCGCGGCCTTCGAGGCGCTCAAAAGCCCCTGCGACATCACGCTCTACTCCGACTCGCAGTACGTGGTGAACGCCTTCAACCAGCACTGGGTGGACGGCTGGCTCAAGCGCGGCTGGAAGAACGCCAAGAAGGAGCCCGTGAAGAACGTCGATCTGTGGAAGCGCCTGCTCGCGGCGAAGCGGCCGCACCAGGTGGAGTTCGTGTGGGTGAAGGGCCACGCGGGCCACGCGGAGAACGAGCGCTGCGACGAGCTGGCCACGGCCGCGGCCGACGGCGAGGGCCGCGTGCGCGACGAGGGCTTCGAGCGCGCAGGCGGCATGCTGTAA